The genome window GCCCTCTTCGCCGCGCCCTCTTCGCCGCGCCCTCTTCGCCGCGCCCTCTTCGCCGCGCCCTCTTCGCCGCGCCCTCTTCGCCGCGCCCTCTTCGACGCGCCCTCTTCGACGCGCCCTCTTCGACGCGCCCTCTTCGACGCGCCCTCTTCGACGCGCCCTCTTCGACGCGCCCTTCTCGAGTAAGACCGGTGGCTACAACTCCTGCCGTTCGAAGATCCGCACGGCGCTCCCTGTCCCTACCACAATTGCGGCGACAGCCGTCGCCACCGGCCAACCTAACGACAATGCGTGGCCAATCAGTGCATCACGCATCGCCGGGACGAGCCCGAAGAAGCTGAAGCGCGCGGCCGGCGCCCAGTTCGAGAGCAGCAGCGCGAAGAAGTAGAAGCCGAGTCCCGCACCCGCCGCCGCACCACGCGACTTGAATGCGGCCGAGAAGAGTGTCATCACGACGACGAGAATCGCGGCGTAGAGAAGCCATAGTGCTACCATCGTCAAAACTGGCGCGATCGTCACGCCCGTGAAGATCACCGATGTCACGCCGACGCACGCGGCCGTGCCTAACGCGGTGGCCGTTACGAGGAGGAGGAATTGCGAGAGAATCTTCGTCACGACGAACGTGCCGCGCGAGAGCGGCTTCGTCAGCACGAAAGTCGCCGTGCCCGAGGAGCGCTCGCCGGAAACGACCCCAGCTCCCGCGATGATGATGGCGATGAGTATGAACTGATCGAGGTTCTTGATGAACTGCGCGAAAGCGTCGAGCGCGGTCGGCGGTGGAAGCTGGACCACCATGCCACGCTGCGCCGCGGTCATCGATTTCACCAGTGCTGGCGTGATCGCGGCGATAATCGGGCTGGTCACGCCGAGGAACAAGAGCATCCCAGGAATCACCCACAGCCGCCACGTCCGGCGGATCTCCGTCAACTCCTTGCGCAGGAAAGGGGCAAAGCCAGTCATTGATCGCCACCTTCCACAAGCTCGACGAATACGTCTTCGAGGCTCGTCTCGTCGATTTCGAACCGGCGGAGCGCCACGCCGGTCGCGGCGATTGCCGCGGGAATCTCTCGTTGTGCGGCCCCGAGATCCGACACGGTCATGCGCAGCGATCGCTCTCGAGTGTCGAGCGTTTTGAGCCATGCTTTATCCGCCAGGGCGCGCGCGACCAGGTTGGCATCGCCATCGCCCTCCAGCTCCACGACGAGCTGTTTGGCGCTCGCACGCGACGTCAGCTCGGCGATGCCGGCGCTCGCCACGACGCGACCACGTTCGAGAATCGCCACCGCGTCGCACACGCGCTCCACATCCGCGAGGATGTGGCTCGAGAAGAAGACCGTCGTACGACCGCACAACGATGCGACCATTTCGAGCACTTCCTTCCGGCCGATCGGGTCGAGCGCGCTCGTCGGCTCGTCGAGCATGAGCACGCTCGGCCCGTTGATCAGCGCTTGAGCGAGGCCAAGACGCTGCTTCATTCCGCGCGAGAAGCCGCCGACGCGCGTA of Gemmatimonadaceae bacterium contains these proteins:
- a CDS encoding ABC transporter permease; amino-acid sequence: MTGFAPFLRKELTEIRRTWRLWVIPGMLLFLGVTSPIIAAITPALVKSMTAAQRGMVVQLPPPTALDAFAQFIKNLDQFILIAIIIAGAGVVSGERSSGTATFVLTKPLSRGTFVVTKILSQFLLLVTATALGTAACVGVTSVIFTGVTIAPVLTMVALWLLYAAILVVVMTLFSAAFKSRGAAAGAGLGFYFFALLLSNWAPAARFSFFGLVPAMRDALIGHALSLGWPVATAVAAIVVGTGSAVRIFERQEL
- a CDS encoding ABC transporter ATP-binding protein → MTDAAGNAPAIELRDLTKSFGSTIALDHVSLVVPPGVVFGFLGRNGAGKTTALRILAGLARPTAGTAQVLGHDVTRASEAVRQRIGFLPDVPGFYPWMTARESLELAGRLFGLDSATVHARADALLEMAGLASVNTRVGGFSRGMKQRLGLAQALINGPSVLMLDEPTSALDPIGRKEVLEMVASLCGRTTVFFSSHILADVERVCDAVAILERGRVVASAGIAELTSRASAKQLVVELEGDGDANLVARALADKAWLKTLDTRERSLRMTVSDLGAAQREIPAAIAATGVALRRFEIDETSLEDVFVELVEGGDQ